From Deltaproteobacteria bacterium, the proteins below share one genomic window:
- a CDS encoding TIGR03619 family F420-dependent LLM class oxidoreductase: MKFGVIPPYGRAPLESPDYSVALAQMAEQYGFESIWVVEHVVMAVEYDSVYPYDPSGRSPFTAEVVQPDPLLWLTYVAAHTRTIRLATGVLILPQRNPLILAKELATMDRLSGGRVELGIGVGWVREEAQALGTDFHTRGRRADEYIAVMRTLWREPIASFHGEFVNFDRVVSRPTPVQAGGVPIIVGGHSAAAARRAGRLGNGFFPLGVFGSQLAGLRAIMTAEAQRHGRDPGAIPLTCVGLPEIKHAEQLAAAGVERMVVAVPAPDLEEARRWFERFRRQVMDKI; the protein is encoded by the coding sequence ATGAAATTCGGAGTCATCCCGCCGTACGGCCGGGCCCCGCTGGAGTCGCCGGACTACAGCGTGGCCTTGGCTCAGATGGCCGAGCAGTACGGCTTCGAGTCCATCTGGGTGGTCGAGCACGTGGTCATGGCGGTGGAATACGACTCCGTCTACCCTTACGACCCCAGTGGCCGTTCGCCGTTCACCGCGGAGGTAGTTCAGCCCGATCCGTTACTGTGGCTGACTTACGTGGCTGCACACACGCGCACGATCCGCTTGGCCACCGGCGTGCTCATCCTGCCGCAGCGCAACCCGCTGATTCTAGCCAAGGAGCTGGCCACGATGGACCGCCTCTCCGGCGGACGGGTCGAGTTGGGCATCGGTGTGGGCTGGGTACGCGAGGAGGCGCAAGCGCTCGGCACCGACTTCCACACCCGCGGTCGCCGCGCCGACGAGTACATCGCGGTCATGCGCACGCTCTGGCGCGAGCCGATCGCAAGCTTCCACGGCGAGTTCGTCAATTTCGATCGGGTCGTATCGCGGCCTACCCCGGTGCAAGCGGGCGGGGTGCCAATAATCGTTGGCGGGCATTCAGCGGCGGCGGCGCGCCGCGCCGGCCGTCTCGGCAACGGCTTCTTCCCGCTGGGCGTCTTCGGTTCTCAGCTCGCCGGGCTGCGCGCAATCATGACCGCGGAGGCACAGCGCCACGGGCGTGACCCGGGGGCCATCCCGTTGACTTGCGTCGGGCTGCCCGAGATCAAGCACGCCGAACAGCTCGCGGCCGCCGGGGTCGAGCGCATGGTGGTGGCGGTGCCAGCGCCCGACTTGGAGGAGGCGCGCCGCTGGTTCGAGCGCTTTCGCCGGCAGGTAATGGACAAGATCTGA
- a CDS encoding nitroreductase family deazaflavin-dependent oxidoreductase: MPVEERLRRGFKYFNRFMLLLWRLGLGAWVNAWPALGGRIMVLVHTGRRSGRRRFTPLNYAIISGDVYCLAGFGSGSDWYRNILAQPQVELWLPEGWWAATAEELAGAGAQSEWLRAVLLNSGLAARAAGIDPLRITDEALRAATATYHLIRLRRTAARTGAGGPGELAWVWPVATVLLLLWLALS, translated from the coding sequence GTGCCAGTGGAAGAACGGCTGCGCCGCGGATTCAAGTACTTCAACCGCTTCATGTTGCTGTTGTGGCGCTTGGGGCTGGGGGCTTGGGTCAATGCCTGGCCCGCGCTCGGCGGACGGATCATGGTGCTGGTCCATACCGGCCGCCGCAGCGGCCGGCGCCGCTTCACGCCGCTGAACTACGCGATCATCAGCGGCGACGTCTACTGCCTTGCCGGCTTCGGCAGCGGCTCCGACTGGTACCGCAACATTCTGGCGCAGCCGCAGGTCGAGCTGTGGCTGCCCGAAGGCTGGTGGGCCGCAACGGCCGAGGAGCTTGCCGGCGCTGGCGCGCAGAGCGAGTGGCTGCGCGCGGTGTTACTGAACAGCGGCCTCGCCGCCCGCGCCGCCGGCATTGATCCGCTGCGCATAACCGACGAGGCGCTGCGCGCCGCCACGGCCACTTACCACCTCATCCGTCTCCGGCGCACCGCCGCCAGAACCGGCGCGGGCGGTCCGGGCGAGCTGGCGTGGGTGTGGCCGGTGGCGACCGTGCTGCTGCTACTTTGGCTGGCGCTGTCGTGA
- a CDS encoding TIGR03617 family F420-dependent LLM class oxidoreductase, which produces MKVGIALIEGYSFTEEPLSLGVAGIAAAARRLEELGFDSILSAETAGHDPFFPLLIAAEHTGRIKLSTGVAVAFPRSPMVVAQMAWDLQRFSGGRFHLGLGTQVKGHNERRYGVPWTAAPGPRMREYVLCLQAIFKTFQDNKQPTYFKGKHYQYTMSPPVFTAGAIAHPHIPLQLAAVNNYMSRLAGELCDGVFPHPACTAKYIREVMLPQVAAGARKAGRQPAGIDITGAPIIVTGRNQEELQREKQLLKRRVAFYGSTRTYHPIFAAHGYGDLGLRLHALSLESKWDEMTKLVPDEMAQEFGTIGHLDEIGALLKERWGGVLTTINLPTDFPLRSAEDARRAREVVALLQG; this is translated from the coding sequence GTGAAAGTCGGCATCGCCTTGATTGAAGGCTACAGCTTCACCGAGGAGCCGCTATCGCTCGGCGTCGCCGGCATCGCCGCCGCCGCGCGCCGGCTGGAGGAGCTCGGATTCGACAGCATCCTGTCCGCCGAGACCGCCGGCCACGATCCGTTCTTCCCGTTGCTCATCGCCGCCGAGCACACCGGGCGAATCAAGCTCAGCACCGGCGTGGCGGTGGCTTTCCCGCGCAGTCCGATGGTGGTGGCGCAAATGGCGTGGGATCTCCAGCGCTTCTCCGGCGGGCGCTTCCACCTCGGCCTCGGCACCCAGGTCAAGGGCCACAACGAGCGGCGCTACGGTGTGCCATGGACGGCGGCGCCGGGACCGCGCATGCGCGAGTACGTGCTCTGCTTGCAGGCCATCTTCAAGACCTTCCAGGACAACAAGCAGCCGACGTACTTCAAGGGCAAGCACTACCAGTACACCATGTCACCGCCGGTGTTTACCGCGGGCGCGATCGCGCACCCGCATATTCCGCTCCAGCTCGCCGCCGTCAACAACTACATGTCACGGCTCGCCGGCGAGCTGTGCGACGGCGTGTTTCCCCATCCCGCGTGCACCGCCAAGTACATCCGCGAGGTGATGTTGCCCCAGGTGGCCGCCGGGGCGCGCAAAGCCGGCCGCCAGCCGGCCGGCATCGACATCACCGGCGCGCCCATTATTGTCACCGGCCGCAACCAGGAAGAGCTGCAGCGGGAGAAGCAACTGCTCAAGCGCCGGGTTGCGTTCTACGGCTCGACCCGCACCTATCACCCGATCTTCGCCGCCCACGGCTACGGCGATCTCGGTCTGCGGCTGCACGCGCTGTCGCTCGAGAGCAAGTGGGACGAAATGACGAAGCTCGTCCCCGACGAGATGGCGCAGGAGTTCGGCACGATCGGCCACCTCGACGAAATCGGCGCGCTCTTGAAGGAGCGCTGGGGCGGGGTCTTGACCACCATTAACTTGCCCACCGACTTCCCGCTGCGCTCGGCCGAGGACGCCCGGCGCGCGCGGGAGGTCGTAGCGCTGCTGCAGGGCTGA
- a CDS encoding molybdopterin-dependent oxidoreductase — protein sequence MGNLASMQISRRDFLIGAGATTLALGLQRLQPQLGASAAAAADAQAVGGPPIYRTWEDIYRQRWVWDRVAKTTHTRANCVSACSWNAFVKDGIVWKEEQNAVYERPRTDVPDFNPRGCQKGACYSDLEAGHTRLLYPLKRTGERGEGKWERISWDQAVTEIADKLIDAAVAEGSESIVHDHGTTNAGYGPETAGEMRLTDAIGATVLDSWSGVGDMPMGCVQTWGMYNCEGTADDWFRSDYIIVWIGNPVYTRIPEVHFMYEARYRGAKVVVIGPDYNASAIHADMWMNIKPESDAALGLAAAKVIIDENLYKADFIREQTDLPILVREDTGRFLRQSDLRAGGADNLFYFWDEATGKPVRVPGCEGDGGRSLALGALKPALTGEFTVKLAGGRQVQVKPVFERLRAQLADYTPEKASQITTLSPALIRQFAHEVAAANNAMIFASWGACKHHHSDLFQRTMILLLALTANQGKPGSGLRVAAWWALDGQEKMTGSKMSTLEMLRIIPKAIRGLTPRDYEDLYTQHSEKAPNTPLMPFLYVHGGYRELWSRKDLVDPALPRGMDEYMKLSIERGWTKVHPRPDRRPRALIFTGSNPLRRWPAPQYAKKHLFKKLDCIVSVNFRMSTTTMYADYVLPTAGYYEQHGIKYAQSYVSYVILSDQAAKPRGEAKPNWEIFALLAERIAQRAGERNVGLVRGYNDEPLDLTKAYDHYTANGHYDPRDPQDPVKLIDDIMSNSPSVGNISGAEAVRLGAVRIVGAARPSPIYQTCSDYDPQDTHWTHRWFVEGKVPWPTLTGRQQFYLDHEWYLEAGEALPVHKDPPHAGSKYPLRINGGHTRWSIHAIWRDHRFMLRLQRGEPVCYVSPLDCDPRGIQDGDRIRVHNDAGEFEAIAKTSPSVRPGEVIIYHAWEPFQFKNWQGQQDPVEAPWKPIHLAGGYGHIHYRMFYGSPGHSPRGAPVEMEKA from the coding sequence ATGGGTAACTTGGCGTCAATGCAGATTTCGCGACGGGATTTCTTGATCGGTGCGGGCGCGACCACACTCGCTCTCGGCTTGCAGCGCTTACAGCCGCAGCTCGGTGCGAGCGCCGCCGCGGCCGCCGATGCGCAGGCGGTGGGGGGGCCGCCGATCTATCGCACGTGGGAGGATATCTATCGCCAACGGTGGGTGTGGGATCGCGTCGCCAAGACCACTCACACCCGGGCCAATTGCGTGTCGGCGTGCTCGTGGAACGCGTTCGTCAAGGACGGCATCGTCTGGAAGGAAGAGCAGAACGCGGTCTACGAGCGGCCGCGTACTGACGTGCCCGACTTCAACCCGCGCGGCTGCCAGAAAGGTGCTTGCTACAGCGACCTCGAAGCCGGTCACACGCGGCTGCTCTATCCGCTCAAGCGCACGGGCGAGCGCGGCGAGGGCAAGTGGGAGCGGATCTCCTGGGATCAAGCGGTGACCGAAATCGCCGACAAGTTAATCGATGCGGCCGTGGCCGAGGGCAGCGAGTCCATCGTTCATGATCACGGCACTACCAATGCCGGCTACGGCCCGGAGACCGCCGGTGAGATGCGCCTCACCGATGCGATCGGTGCCACCGTCCTCGATTCGTGGTCCGGAGTCGGCGACATGCCCATGGGCTGCGTGCAAACCTGGGGCATGTACAATTGCGAGGGAACCGCGGACGATTGGTTTCGTTCCGATTACATCATCGTCTGGATCGGCAACCCGGTCTACACTCGTATCCCCGAGGTCCACTTCATGTACGAGGCCCGTTACCGCGGCGCCAAGGTGGTGGTGATCGGCCCCGATTACAACGCCAGCGCTATCCACGCCGACATGTGGATGAACATCAAGCCCGAGAGCGACGCCGCGCTGGGCTTGGCGGCGGCCAAGGTCATCATCGACGAGAACCTCTACAAAGCCGACTTCATCCGCGAGCAGACCGATCTGCCCATCCTGGTACGCGAAGACACCGGCCGCTTCCTGCGCCAGTCCGACCTCCGTGCCGGCGGCGCGGACAACCTCTTCTATTTCTGGGACGAAGCCACGGGGAAACCCGTACGGGTGCCGGGCTGCGAAGGCGACGGCGGGCGCTCGTTGGCGCTGGGCGCGCTTAAACCCGCGCTCACCGGAGAGTTCACGGTGAAGCTGGCCGGCGGCCGGCAGGTCCAGGTCAAGCCGGTCTTCGAACGACTGCGCGCACAACTGGCCGACTACACGCCGGAGAAAGCCAGCCAGATCACCACGCTGTCGCCGGCGTTGATCCGGCAATTCGCGCACGAAGTGGCCGCCGCCAACAACGCCATGATCTTCGCCTCGTGGGGCGCGTGCAAGCACCACCACAGCGATCTGTTCCAGCGCACCATGATCCTGCTCCTGGCGCTCACCGCCAATCAGGGCAAACCCGGCAGCGGCTTGCGCGTGGCCGCTTGGTGGGCCTTGGACGGCCAGGAGAAGATGACCGGCTCCAAGATGAGCACGCTCGAAATGTTGCGGATAATTCCCAAGGCCATCCGTGGCCTGACCCCTCGCGATTACGAGGACCTGTACACCCAGCACAGCGAGAAAGCGCCCAACACCCCGCTGATGCCGTTCCTCTACGTCCACGGCGGCTACCGCGAGCTGTGGTCGCGCAAGGATTTGGTCGACCCGGCACTGCCGCGCGGGATGGACGAGTACATGAAGCTGTCGATCGAGCGCGGCTGGACCAAGGTGCATCCCCGGCCCGACCGCCGCCCGCGCGCACTCATCTTCACCGGCTCCAACCCGTTGCGCCGCTGGCCGGCGCCGCAGTACGCCAAGAAGCACCTGTTCAAGAAGCTCGACTGCATTGTTTCGGTGAACTTCCGCATGAGCACGACGACGATGTACGCCGATTACGTGCTACCGACCGCCGGCTACTACGAGCAGCACGGCATCAAGTACGCCCAGAGCTACGTCTCCTACGTCATTTTGTCTGACCAGGCGGCCAAGCCGCGGGGTGAGGCCAAGCCGAACTGGGAGATCTTTGCCTTGCTCGCCGAGCGCATCGCTCAGCGCGCCGGCGAGCGCAACGTCGGCCTGGTGCGCGGTTACAACGACGAGCCCCTCGATCTCACTAAGGCTTATGACCATTACACCGCCAACGGCCACTATGATCCGCGTGACCCCCAGGACCCGGTCAAGTTGATCGACGACATCATGAGCAACAGCCCCAGCGTCGGCAACATCAGCGGCGCCGAGGCGGTGCGCCTGGGCGCGGTGCGCATCGTTGGGGCCGCGCGCCCTTCGCCGATCTATCAAACCTGTAGTGACTACGATCCCCAGGACACGCACTGGACGCACCGCTGGTTCGTTGAAGGCAAGGTGCCGTGGCCGACACTCACCGGCAGGCAGCAGTTCTACCTCGACCACGAGTGGTACCTGGAGGCCGGCGAGGCACTGCCGGTGCACAAGGACCCGCCCCACGCCGGCAGCAAGTATCCGCTGCGCATCAACGGCGGCCACACTCGCTGGAGTATCCACGCCATCTGGCGCGATCATCGCTTCATGCTGCGACTGCAGCGGGGCGAGCCGGTCTGCTACGTCAGCCCGCTCGACTGTGATCCGCGCGGGATCCAGGACGGTGACCGCATCCGCGTCCACAACGACGCCGGTGAGTTCGAAGCCATTGCTAAGACCTCGCCCTCGGTGCGGCCGGGCGAGGTCATCATCTACCACGCCTGGGAGCCCTTCCAGTTCAAGAACTGGCAGGGGCAGCAGGACCCGGTCGAGGCGCCGTGGAAGCCCATTCATCTCGCCGGCGGCTATGGCCACATTCACTATCGCATGTTCTACGGCTCGCCCGGACATTCGCCGCGCGGAGCGCCGGTAGAGATGGAGAAAGCATGA
- a CDS encoding sigma-54-dependent Fis family transcriptional regulator encodes MDHPVAARGGMTPQILVVDDDPLILEQLETLLAGQTYRITTAGDAAQALQNLSEREFTLAVVDMKIPGSDGIALTREIRERWPSVDVVMITGYGSIRGAVEAMKHGASDYITKPFEPEEILLAIQKVLERRRLIDEIEYLRKQLSDRYTFGNMVTRNPAMIEVFSTIEMLAQNDVTVLVCGESGTGKELVARAIHFQGKRRAGRFVAINCAALPEPLLESELFGFERGAFTGALQDRVGKIELANGGTLFLDEVESIPLAMQVKLLRVLQDRAIEKLGGNKIVLVDMRVVAATNRDLAALVASGQLREDFYYRINVVPVQLPPLRERLEDIALLVADFLRNNLLAREKGINRLSERALAQLMGHSWPGNVRELLNVLERAVLRAKGDTVREVDIPGEISSPNSRRSGADYQAPLREFLRRAEREYLNHVLARYHGGIGPSARHAMVDQATLHRKIKAHGLHAGEFRANGRTEGGGRPA; translated from the coding sequence ATGGACCATCCGGTTGCCGCAAGGGGTGGCATGACACCGCAGATTCTCGTTGTCGATGACGACCCGCTCATCTTGGAGCAGCTGGAAACGCTGCTGGCGGGGCAGACCTATCGCATCACGACCGCCGGCGATGCCGCTCAGGCGTTGCAGAACCTCTCCGAGCGGGAGTTCACGCTCGCGGTGGTTGATATGAAGATTCCGGGCAGCGACGGCATCGCGCTGACGCGAGAAATCCGCGAGCGGTGGCCGAGCGTCGACGTGGTGATGATAACCGGTTACGGCAGCATTCGTGGAGCCGTGGAGGCGATGAAGCACGGGGCCAGCGATTACATCACCAAGCCTTTCGAGCCGGAGGAGATCCTGCTCGCGATTCAAAAGGTCTTGGAGCGGCGCCGGCTAATCGATGAGATCGAATACCTGCGCAAGCAGCTCTCGGATCGCTACACCTTCGGCAACATGGTGACCCGTAACCCGGCCATGATCGAGGTCTTCTCTACCATCGAGATGCTGGCGCAAAACGATGTGACGGTGTTGGTCTGCGGTGAGTCGGGCACCGGCAAAGAACTGGTGGCGCGGGCTATCCATTTTCAAGGTAAGCGGCGCGCCGGGCGCTTTGTGGCCATAAATTGTGCGGCGTTGCCGGAGCCGCTGCTGGAGAGCGAGCTGTTCGGTTTCGAACGCGGCGCCTTCACCGGTGCGCTGCAAGACCGTGTCGGCAAGATCGAGTTGGCCAACGGCGGCACACTGTTCCTGGACGAGGTCGAAAGCATCCCGTTGGCGATGCAGGTGAAGCTGTTGCGGGTGTTGCAAGATCGCGCGATCGAGAAGCTCGGCGGCAACAAGATCGTACTCGTGGACATGCGCGTGGTCGCGGCTACCAACCGCGACTTGGCCGCGCTGGTGGCGAGCGGGCAGCTGCGCGAGGACTTCTACTACCGCATCAACGTCGTTCCCGTTCAGCTACCGCCGTTGCGCGAACGCCTGGAGGACATTGCGCTCTTGGTTGCCGACTTCCTGCGCAACAATCTCTTGGCGCGCGAAAAAGGCATCAACCGGCTCTCTGAGCGAGCGCTAGCTCAACTAATGGGCCACTCCTGGCCCGGCAACGTGCGCGAGCTGCTCAACGTGCTGGAGCGCGCGGTGTTGCGCGCCAAGGGCGATACCGTGCGCGAGGTCGATATCCCGGGCGAGATCAGTTCGCCCAATAGCCGCCGGTCGGGGGCGGACTACCAAGCGCCGTTGCGCGAGTTCTTGCGCCGCGCGGAACGGGAGTACCTCAACCACGTGCTGGCTCGTTACCACGGCGGCATCGGGCCGAGCGCTCGCCACGCGATGGTTGATCAGGCCACGCTCCACCGCAAGATCAAGGCCCACGGGCTGCACGCTGGGGAGTTTCGCGCCAACGGTCGCACCGAGGGCGGCGGGAGGCCGGCATGA
- a CDS encoding AAA family ATPase, producing MYCDFYQMSERPFNVTPDPKCLYLNARYREALAALQYGISQRKGFITLIGEAGTGKTTLLKRLLDEFDQKTRSVFIFNTHVSFEEILEYIFAEFDLPVHNGKKLYMLQRLNTFLLEELRGGGNVALLIDEAQDLDFAVLEDLRLLSNLETAKEKILQIVLSGQPELGEKLNNPNLRQLRQRIAVSCRLQPLSREELGEYVQYRLHAVGCSDLKLFSRDAEDQLYHFSHGIPRLINVVCDNALVIGYALGKKRIGGDVISEAAADLMPLQEVREIVVPKDVPPAPVVAAGVPLPSRARIGLIAMVLVAIAVGLLSVGRSMLQRPDGGEPAAGSAERGAAVARPPEVIRPGSRAAEPVVEPAPPEAAGRGVVRPLEVPAPAPAQEAPADSPFSDAGAASAPVSQVAAQRFERVAPSADEPPPAAAANKAGEPEQLASVDAVPHPEPMVSEPIASEAPPLANGRERARAADEPRPQRAAERAAVASAPSATTLWDAEAAPVPAPVPAPVALPPEEGEAGVMRLATNQMERVIVQPGDSVSRIALKKYGQANYTILDLLKLANPNLRDVNVIAVGQALQLPDLSESSVVSAGDRRFGVLVYSTTEAARAAALDAALRARGQRSRVSRAELGAGRPIFRVVIEGFAERNAAAAASKEVQRLFREDSRMALLVR from the coding sequence ATGTACTGTGACTTCTACCAGATGTCGGAGCGCCCATTTAACGTGACTCCCGATCCCAAATGCCTCTACCTTAACGCACGCTATCGGGAGGCATTGGCGGCGCTCCAGTACGGCATCTCGCAGCGCAAAGGATTCATTACGCTCATCGGCGAAGCGGGCACCGGCAAGACGACTTTGCTCAAGCGGCTGCTCGACGAGTTCGACCAAAAGACCCGCTCGGTCTTCATCTTCAATACGCACGTCTCGTTCGAGGAGATACTCGAGTACATCTTCGCCGAGTTCGATCTCCCCGTCCACAACGGCAAGAAGCTCTACATGCTGCAGCGGTTGAACACCTTCCTGCTCGAAGAGCTGCGCGGGGGCGGCAACGTGGCGTTGCTGATCGACGAGGCCCAAGACCTCGACTTCGCTGTCCTCGAAGACTTGCGCCTGCTCTCCAACTTGGAAACCGCGAAGGAGAAGATCTTGCAAATCGTTCTCTCCGGCCAGCCCGAGTTGGGCGAGAAGCTGAATAACCCGAACTTGCGGCAGCTGCGCCAGCGCATAGCCGTCAGCTGCCGGCTGCAACCGCTGTCGCGGGAGGAGCTTGGTGAGTACGTTCAGTACCGGCTGCATGCCGTCGGGTGCAGTGATCTGAAGCTCTTCTCGCGCGATGCCGAGGATCAGCTCTACCATTTTTCGCACGGCATTCCGCGGCTGATAAATGTGGTGTGCGACAATGCCTTAGTGATCGGCTACGCGCTGGGGAAAAAGCGCATCGGCGGAGATGTTATCAGCGAGGCGGCGGCCGATCTGATGCCGCTGCAAGAGGTGCGCGAGATTGTGGTTCCTAAAGACGTCCCGCCCGCGCCGGTGGTGGCCGCGGGTGTGCCGTTGCCATCGCGCGCCCGCATCGGGCTGATAGCGATGGTGCTGGTGGCGATTGCCGTCGGGCTGCTATCCGTCGGGCGCAGCATGTTGCAGCGCCCGGACGGCGGCGAACCGGCCGCCGGTAGCGCCGAACGGGGGGCAGCGGTGGCGCGGCCGCCCGAGGTGATTCGCCCCGGTTCCCGGGCGGCTGAGCCGGTGGTGGAGCCGGCGCCGCCCGAGGCCGCCGGGCGCGGTGTGGTACGCCCGCTCGAGGTGCCGGCACCGGCGCCGGCGCAAGAAGCACCGGCCGACTCGCCGTTTTCGGATGCGGGCGCGGCGAGCGCGCCGGTGTCGCAGGTGGCGGCGCAGCGGTTCGAGCGCGTTGCCCCTAGTGCTGACGAGCCACCGCCTGCCGCCGCTGCTAATAAAGCCGGCGAACCGGAGCAGCTTGCTAGCGTTGACGCGGTGCCCCACCCCGAGCCGATGGTCTCCGAGCCGATTGCCTCCGAGGCGCCACCGCTGGCTAACGGGCGCGAACGCGCGCGGGCGGCAGATGAGCCCCGCCCACAGCGCGCTGCCGAGCGTGCCGCGGTGGCCAGTGCCCCATCGGCGACGACGCTATGGGATGCGGAAGCTGCACCGGTGCCGGCGCCCGTGCCGGCACCGGTCGCGCTGCCGCCAGAGGAGGGCGAGGCGGGAGTGATGCGGCTGGCGACCAACCAGATGGAGCGGGTGATCGTGCAGCCGGGCGACTCGGTATCTCGGATCGCGCTCAAGAAGTATGGCCAGGCCAACTACACCATCCTCGACTTGCTGAAGCTGGCCAACCCGAACTTGCGCGATGTCAATGTCATCGCCGTCGGTCAGGCGTTGCAGCTGCCGGACTTGAGCGAAAGCTCGGTGGTATCGGCCGGCGATCGTCGTTTCGGTGTCCTGGTCTACTCGACCACCGAAGCGGCGCGCGCCGCGGCGTTGGACGCCGCGTTGCGGGCACGGGGCCAGCGCAGCCGAGTGAGCCGCGCTGAGTTAGGCGCCGGCCGCCCGATCTTTCGGGTTGTGATCGAAGGCTTTGCGGAGCGAAACGCTGCCGCCGCGGCCAGCAAGGAAGTCCAGCGCTTGTTTCGTGAGGACAGCCGCATGGCGCTGCTGGTGCGCTAG
- a CDS encoding sulfatase translates to MTSDSSDSVVGQLIAGLLGGAVGGALIGLGEVALIVFTSAPPEEYWLVPYAVIAYGSLGLVLAAGGALVRLVAVRAGSAAAGFSAGVAIAVALLLMVVGRYHVIQRVFHEELVTASPAGLGVHAGIVTGGVVIAWLIARLCRLLYSGGRMGGAFATLALLLAGSVGLALATAPTAPAAAAGRKSTASGPNVIFIVLDTLRADALSCYGGKAGQTPALDAFARDGVLFEHAYAQSSWTRPSIASMLTGVYPSVHGAVHKMDMLPERALTLAEVFAAAGYWTAGIVTNINVAPIFNFQQGFGEYHYLEPEFYFWATDSATRLAIYKGLRTARERLGASRMYFYNYYQDAEVVGQAVGKWLEQRPPQPFFLLIHYMDPHDPFFAIPYNGYGIARANTPSPPASRRAEVHDLYLQDVSYLDTHLGRLFDQLRQLKLYDDSVIAIVADHGEEFLEHGGWWHGTTLYEEGVRVPLLIKRAREANSGTRRSEIARTIDVASTMVAAAGMAVPERFMGRDLFGSVAGEPLYAEEDLEGNVLASIRVGNWKLITANPGNPRGLAPVEMYDLGADPAEQTNRAASEPARAASLLEELGRMRARIAEGRALRQRQG, encoded by the coding sequence GTGACATCCGATTCGAGTGATTCAGTGGTGGGGCAGCTGATTGCCGGCCTCCTTGGTGGGGCGGTTGGTGGGGCTTTGATTGGCCTCGGGGAGGTGGCGCTGATCGTCTTCACGAGCGCTCCGCCGGAGGAGTATTGGCTGGTTCCTTACGCGGTGATTGCATACGGATCGCTTGGGCTGGTGTTAGCGGCGGGCGGCGCGCTGGTGCGACTGGTGGCCGTGCGCGCTGGCTCGGCAGCGGCTGGCTTTTCCGCTGGCGTGGCGATCGCTGTGGCGCTGCTGCTGATGGTCGTCGGCCGCTACCACGTCATCCAGCGCGTTTTCCACGAGGAGTTGGTGACCGCCTCGCCGGCCGGTCTCGGGGTTCACGCAGGGATCGTGACCGGCGGTGTAGTCATCGCCTGGTTGATCGCACGGCTTTGCCGCTTGCTCTACAGCGGCGGGCGAATGGGTGGTGCGTTTGCGACCCTCGCGCTGTTGCTCGCGGGCAGTGTCGGGCTGGCGTTGGCGACCGCGCCGACCGCGCCAGCCGCAGCCGCTGGGCGTAAGTCCACCGCCAGCGGGCCGAACGTGATCTTCATCGTGCTGGACACGTTGCGGGCGGATGCGCTGAGCTGTTACGGCGGCAAGGCCGGACAGACCCCGGCGCTGGATGCGTTTGCGCGCGATGGCGTGCTATTCGAGCACGCCTACGCCCAATCCAGTTGGACACGGCCATCGATCGCCAGCATGCTTACCGGTGTCTATCCTTCGGTCCACGGTGCCGTCCATAAGATGGACATGCTGCCGGAGCGGGCGTTGACGCTGGCGGAGGTCTTCGCTGCGGCCGGATACTGGACCGCGGGAATTGTGACCAATATCAATGTGGCCCCGATCTTCAATTTCCAGCAAGGCTTCGGCGAATATCACTACCTGGAGCCGGAATTCTACTTCTGGGCGACCGACTCGGCCACTCGCCTGGCCATCTACAAGGGCCTGCGCACCGCTCGCGAGCGCTTGGGCGCGAGCCGCATGTACTTCTATAACTACTACCAGGACGCCGAAGTGGTTGGGCAGGCGGTGGGCAAGTGGCTGGAGCAGCGGCCGCCGCAGCCGTTCTTCCTGCTCATTCACTACATGGATCCGCACGACCCGTTCTTCGCCATTCCGTACAACGGCTACGGCATCGCCCGGGCCAATACCCCGTCACCACCCGCGTCGCGCCGGGCCGAAGTGCACGACCTTTACTTGCAAGACGTTTCCTATCTCGATACCCACCTCGGCCGCTTGTTCGATCAGCTGCGCCAGCTCAAGCTCTATGACGACAGCGTTATCGCCATCGTCGCAGATCATGGTGAGGAGTTCTTGGAGCACGGTGGCTGGTGGCACGGCACCACGTTGTATGAGGAAGGCGTGCGCGTGCCGCTGCTCATCAAGCGGGCCCGTGAAGCGAACTCCGGGACGCGACGGAGCGAAATCGCTCGCACCATCGACGTTGCGTCTACGATGGTGGCGGCAGCCGGTATGGCGGTACCGGAGCGGTTCATGGGCCGTGACCTGTTCGGCTCGGTGGCTGGGGAGCCGCTGTACGCGGAGGAGGATCTTGAAGGCAACGTCCTGGCATCTATCCGGGTTGGCAATTGGAAGCTCATCACCGCTAATCCCGGCAATCCGCGCGGGTTGGCTCCGGTAGAGATGTACGATCTGGGCGCTGACCCAGCGGAGCAGACCAACCGCGCCGCCAGCGAACCTGCCCGGGCGGCTTCGTTGCTGGAGGAGCTGGGTCGGATGCGGGCCCGCATCGCTGAGGGGCGAGCGCTTCGTCAAAGGCAGGGCTAA